GGGTGGGCTGACAGGAACAGGTGTACGTGGTCGGGTGAGATGTGGAGCGACAGTATCTCGTAGCCGTACTCGTTGCACACGTCGCGGAAACTCGCTTCCAGAGAATCCTCGATTGGTTCGAGTATCGCGTGGCGGTACTTCGGACACCACACGAAGTGGTAGTTGACGTTGTATACCGTGTGGTTCGACCGCTTCTCGCCCATACCTACCAATACAACTACAATCAGAAGTATTCTTTGAGGTGACTCACAAACTACCACCAGTAAACCCTTAAAGGGTGGAAGAACAAGGGGTAGACGTGACGAAGCAACTCAAGGTATCCGACGCCGTGTACGACGACCTTGACGAACTCAAGGACGAGGAGGGCCACACGAGTTTCGACAGCGTACTCCGCACGCTCCTCCTCCACTACCGTCACATCCAACCCAACGACCAAGAATGACCGACGCACAGGCTCTCGTCAAGACGCTGGACTTCCAACTCGACATCCAGAGTAACAACGAGAGCCTGCTGTACGACGCCACCCTCGAAGCACGGTCGGCGTACAACGAAACCATCCGCCTCGCCAAGCAGGGCGTTGATTGGGACGCGATTCCCGACCACGTGGCCGACGACGCCAACCTCGTGAAAAACACGACACAGCGCGTCGTTGCCAAAGCACTCGGAGCGATGGAGAATTACTACGAGTACGACGACTTCGACCAACCGAACCACACCAAGGACGGCGCGTACCCGCTCCGAGCAAACTACGAGGAAGGGTACAACCTGTCGCTCACCGATGACGGTGACGTGGTGTTCCGCATCAGCGCGAAGCCGTACAACCACGTCACGGGCGTTCTCGAAGGCGACGACGCCCACCTCGATATTCTCAAGACCGCTCTCACGAGTGACGAGTGGAAGATAGGGACGGGGGAAGCCCTGTTCCACAACGACAACCCCGAGTTACACGTCAATGTCACCAACACCGAACAGACTGTTCGAGACAAGCAGGACTCACGAACGGTCGTCGGCGTGGACGTGAACGAGGAGAATGTGGCTCTCACCGCACTCTCCGAAGAGGGCGTCGAGGACACGTTGGTCATCGACTTCCCCGAAATCAAGTTCGAGCGCCACCGCTATTTCACGATGCGAAAGCGCGTCCAGAACGCGGGGAAAGAGAGCATCCATGACACGTTGGAAGGGCGTGAGGAACGGGTCGTCCGCGACCGACTCCACAAGGTGTCTCGGCATATCGTGGAGTGGAGCCGTCAGTTCGAGACGCCGTGCATCGTCTTTGAAGACCTCAAAGAGATGCGCGACAGCATCGACTACGGCACGCGGATGAACCGACGCTTGCACCACCTCCCGTTCCGCGCCCTCCAATACTACACGTCGTACAAGGCGTCGTTCAGGTGCATCCCGACTGGTTGGATTGACCCGTACAAGACGAGTCAACGGTGTCCGATGTGCGGGCACGCCGAGCGAGCGAACCGCAACAAGAAGCGGTTCACATGTCGGTCGTGCGGGCATCAAGACCACAGCGACCGTGGTGCAAGCGTCAACATCGCCGTGAAAGGTATCAAGAAGTATCAGGACTGGAATGTGCCTGCTCTCAACAGCCTTCCCCAAGTGCGGAAGGTGCGACGGCAGGCATCGGGGGCCGTGGACGCCCCGACCGTGACCCACGACGCCGTTCGAGGCTATCAGACCGATGGTATCGTGGGAGTGTCCGATTAAACCACGGGAAGCCTCGGGGCTTGACCCCGAGGCGGTTCACTGCGTCGCTCGCGGGACGACTATCGTCGAGGAGTGAGCCGCCGGACGAAGGCCAACGGCTTTGTGCGGCGCGGTCGAAGCGGGCCCATGGAGTTCACGTCGTTCAGGTTGCTGGCCGCTACGACGGATCTGAGCGAGGAACCGGCGGCGCGCGAGCACGCCGACGGGATGGAACTGCGGATGGATCTCGCCGAGGACCCGCTGGACGCGCTCGACGCCTACGACGGGGAGCTACCCCTGCTGGCGACCAACCGGGTCCACTGGGAGGGCGGCGAGGCGCCGGACGACACCACTCGGCTCGACGCGCTGGAGACGGCCGTCGGCCACGACGCCGTCGAGGCCGTCGACGTCGAACTGGCGGCGCTGACGGGCGGGGGCGACTACGACGCGACGCGCGTGGTCGAGGAGGCCCGCGCGAACGACGTCGCCGTCGTCGTCTCCACCCACGATTTCGAGGCGACGCCGGACCGCGATGACCTGGTCGAGCGGCTCGGGACGGCCTGCGAACACGGCGACGTGGGAAAGATAGCGACGACGGCCCAGTCGTCCGCGGACGTGCTCGACCTGCTCTCCGCGACGCAGACGCTGACGAGCGAGGGCGAGCGAGTCGCCACGATGGCGATGGGCGAGCCGGGTCGTCACTCGCGGGCGGTGGCGCCGCTGTACGGCTCGAAGATCGGCTACGCGCCGGTCAATCCGACCGACGCGACGGCGCCCGGGCAGTACGACCTCGCGACGCTCCGGGAACTGGTCGACGACCTGCGGAGCGAGGAGTCGGAGCCCGAGACGGTCGCCCGCTGACGCGGCCCGACGTCCAGCCGAACTGCGTGTGGCCGGGCTCGCTGGAGCCGTGCTCCAGCGGCGGCCGGGAACCGGTTCGCCAGCGGCCGTGGACCGGATGCCGGTAGCTTAACAACTGTCCGCGCGTATGGC
This genomic interval from Halomicrobium urmianum contains the following:
- a CDS encoding RNA-guided endonuclease TnpB family protein, with translation MTDAQALVKTLDFQLDIQSNNESLLYDATLEARSAYNETIRLAKQGVDWDAIPDHVADDANLVKNTTQRVVAKALGAMENYYEYDDFDQPNHTKDGAYPLRANYEEGYNLSLTDDGDVVFRISAKPYNHVTGVLEGDDAHLDILKTALTSDEWKIGTGEALFHNDNPELHVNVTNTEQTVRDKQDSRTVVGVDVNEENVALTALSEEGVEDTLVIDFPEIKFERHRYFTMRKRVQNAGKESIHDTLEGREERVVRDRLHKVSRHIVEWSRQFETPCIVFEDLKEMRDSIDYGTRMNRRLHHLPFRALQYYTSYKASFRCIPTGWIDPYKTSQRCPMCGHAERANRNKKRFTCRSCGHQDHSDRGASVNIAVKGIKKYQDWNVPALNSLPQVRKVRRQASGAVDAPTVTHDAVRGYQTDGIVGVSD
- a CDS encoding type I 3-dehydroquinate dehydratase, with translation MEFTSFRLLAATTDLSEEPAAREHADGMELRMDLAEDPLDALDAYDGELPLLATNRVHWEGGEAPDDTTRLDALETAVGHDAVEAVDVELAALTGGGDYDATRVVEEARANDVAVVVSTHDFEATPDRDDLVERLGTACEHGDVGKIATTAQSSADVLDLLSATQTLTSEGERVATMAMGEPGRHSRAVAPLYGSKIGYAPVNPTDATAPGQYDLATLRELVDDLRSEESEPETVAR